From the Propionispora hippei DSM 15287 genome, the window CGCCAATGCCGGCGGTGTTGCCACCTCGGCTCTGGAAATGTCGCAAAACAGTATGCGCCTAGCCTGGACTTTCGAGGAAGTGGATGCCAGGCTGAAGGACATCATGGTGAACATTTATAAAAACACCAGCCAGGCGGCAGAAGCCTATGGCCTAAAAGACAACCTGGTTGCCGGTGCAAACATCGCCGGGTTCAAAAAAGTAGCGGAAACCATGAAGGCTCATGGTGTAGTATAAGGTTAAGACGGTGAAGACCCGGGCAGATGCCCGGGTTTTTTAAATAGTCAATTTATAGACAGGATTTTATGATATAACAAAGAAGTGCTATAAGACAAAGAATTTCTTTCATGGAGATAGAGAACAATGCTTGAAATCATAGCGACAACAGTTGAGGACGCCAAACGGATAGAGTCCGCCGGTGCCGGACGGATCGAGCTCATTCGGGATTTGTCCCAAGGGGGACTTACCCCGGAGCATGGATTGATAAAGGAAGTAGTGGAGAACGTCAAAATCCCGGTCAATGTAATGATTCGACCCCACGCTAATTCATTCGTCTATACAAGCGCCGAGTTGAAGGCAATGCAGGAAGATATTTTAAAGGCCAGACAACTAAAAGCAAACGGTGTGGTTTTTGGGGTTTTGGATGAAACTAATGCGATTTGCGAAAAGTCTTTGGTTAAGCTGCTGGAGGCTTGTGACGGGCTGGCCGTAACATTTCACCGGGCTATTGATGAAATCGCTGATCCGGTTAAAGGGATAAAAGTGCTGGCTAAATACCCGCAAATCACAACGGTACTAACTTCCGGCGGCCAGGGAAATATTCTGGACAATTTGGCAACAATAAAAGATATGATGGAGCACGCGGGGCAGATTCAAGTCTTGGTGGGCGGCGGGCTAACCTTTGAAAACATCGAGCGGATTGTGGCTGAAACCGGAGCGCCGGAATTTCATTTTGGAACGGCGATTCGTGATAACAGTGCCGCTTTTGGGGAAATTAATGAAAAGAAACTAACGGCTCTTGTTAAGCTTATGAATCGGATAGGAAGCTGAAGCAGGATTAATCGTAAGGCTAAGGTGATTCTATGATATTCATTACCGGTGATACCCACGGCGGTATTGACATTAAAAAATTTGCATCCGGCAACTTTCCGGAAGGAAGGAACCTTACGAAAGATGATTATGTGATCATCTGCGGCGATTTTGGCTGTATATGGGACGGCAGCCGGGAACAGGCCTGGCTGCTCAACTGGTACAAAGATAAACCGTGGACTACCCTGTTTGTCGATGGTAACCACGAAAACTTTGATATGCTGTATGATTTCCCCGTGGAAGCTTGGAAGGGCGGCAAAGTGCATAGAATTAACAGGTCGGTGCTCCATCTGATGCGTGGACAGATATTCAGCCTGGCTGGGTTAAAGTTCTTTACCTTCGGCGGAGCCATGTCTACCGATAAGATATTCCGGCGGGAGCATGTTAGCTGGTGGTCGCAGGAGATACCAAGCCTTGAAGAAGAAGAGGAAGCGACGCTTAACCTTGCCAAGCATAATTTTGCCATAGATTACATAGTTACGCATACGGCTCCCACAAACATAGTCGAATATTTAAACCGCTTCGACAGGCTGCGCGATCCGACAAGCGGAATGCTTGATAAATTCGTTTCTATACTACAGTTCAAGCATTGGTATT encodes:
- a CDS encoding metallophosphoesterase family protein encodes the protein MIFITGDTHGGIDIKKFASGNFPEGRNLTKDDYVIICGDFGCIWDGSREQAWLLNWYKDKPWTTLFVDGNHENFDMLYDFPVEAWKGGKVHRINRSVLHLMRGQIFSLAGLKFFTFGGAMSTDKIFRREHVSWWSQEIPSLEEEEEATLNLAKHNFAIDYIVTHTAPTNIVEYLNRFDRLRDPTSGMLDKFVSILQFKHWYFGHFHTSQRINEQFTCLYNEIIRLV
- a CDS encoding copper homeostasis protein CutC; the protein is MLEIIATTVEDAKRIESAGAGRIELIRDLSQGGLTPEHGLIKEVVENVKIPVNVMIRPHANSFVYTSAELKAMQEDILKARQLKANGVVFGVLDETNAICEKSLVKLLEACDGLAVTFHRAIDEIADPVKGIKVLAKYPQITTVLTSGGQGNILDNLATIKDMMEHAGQIQVLVGGGLTFENIERIVAETGAPEFHFGTAIRDNSAAFGEINEKKLTALVKLMNRIGS